TCACACAACATTTCGGAGAATGGTTTGCCCGCCCGGTCATCACGGCTTACGTGCATGACTTTCGCACCGAGCATCGGGAATCTGCAGGATATCAGAACGCGGTGGATCGAAGTGAATTCACGTTCGGCGGGGATTTCGGCCACAGCATCGGACGAAAGGCTGCGTTGTGGTGCGGGTATCGGTACGGAATTCAAGAGCAGGCAACGCTCTTTGATTCGAACGAGGATTATGACAACAGATTCCATCGCTTTCTCGCGGGCGTGGAGGGAGATCCGACTGATTGGCTGAAGGCGACAATCGCTATTGGACCGGAACTGAGGCGATTTGGCAGCGACGTGGCGGGAGGGTTCGGATCGCGCGAGCGAATGAATGTATTCGTGGATGCCGCCCTGACATTCACGTTGTCACCTTCCGACACCGTGCGCATTGCAGCCAAGCGGTTTGAGCAGCCGGGATCAGGCGGCCGCAGCACGTATCAGGATCTGACGATCGACATGAACTGGCGCCATGAGCTGAACGCGCGATGGACCATCGGGTTGGGTGGGCGGGCTTACAACACCGAGTTCAGGAAGCCCGCGATGCGCGACGACTGGGCCTTCACGGGAACGGCGTTTGTGAACGTCGCAATGACCGAACGTGTGAACGCCGAGTTTTCCTGCGTCCTGGAAAAAGGCCTGACGCACACGCCGCATGCATCGGGACGGGAATACACGCGGCATCTTCTTTCGATCGGGGTGAGATACACGTTTCGCTGATCCCAAGATCACCCACCCTCGAACGGGTGAACTAAAACTACCCGAATGGGGGATAGGCGGAATGCAGCGATTCTGATATTCATCATCACACTCACTCACCGGACTGATCCACTCAATCCTGAGCGACGCTGGAGTTATCGATGGCTGCGGGACGGAAGTCTTTTTGCGGAGTCGGTTTAGCGTTGGTCGAAGGTTCGTTCGCATAACAAATCACTTTTCGGAGCCGCATGATCTGGGGCAGTTCAGGTCTGCTGTTCGTTGTTTGAACCCAACACAAACCCCAACACAACCCAACAAACTACAGGGAGCAAACACACCTATGGAGAACACAACCAAAACCACAGTGGCAGCCCTCGCGCTCGCCATGGCAGGAATCGCCTCCTCACCCGCGGCGTGGGTCAACAACGGCCAGTATCCCTGGGGATCATCAACACACAACGGGAACGTCTACATGGTGACGTCAGCGGTGACGCCAGTATCTGGCGGCTATCGGATTACGGCGTCCCAGCCTGGCCTGAACGGAAAGAAGTATCGCTCGGGCGTGATCTATGAAAGCGGCACGCTGAAGCTGCGCTCGAACAAGGCGATCGGCGCGCAGGCCCGCGTTTCGGCTCCCACTGCGCGTGGTACGTGGCCCGCCTTCTGGATCACAACACTCGGCGGCTGGACTGGAGAAGTGGACATTGCCGAATGGAAGGGCAGCGGCACGGTTTGGCAGAACACCTACGACGGCGGATGGGAGAATTATACCCGTTCGTCGAACAATACGATGTACAAGACTCACATCCAGGCCAAAAACGACGGCACCAACCATGCCTGGGTCTGGCTCTACATCAACAACGCCTGGAGCGCGACGCATACGGGCAATAACTTCGTCGGCAAGGATTGGTGGCTGATCGCCAACCTGCAGATGGAAGGCTCGTCAGGGTCGCCTGGTCCCACAAGCGCGCAGGTTACATTCACAAGCATGTCTGCCTGGGGCTTCTGATCGATTGACCCAACCACAACCACAACACGCAGCCGCTTCGTCCCAACCGGAGCGGCTGCCTCGGCCACGCTAATCGGTGTATGAGTCATTTGCGTATCCCCACATCCTGGAATTTCGCGGCGGCTGCGATGCTCCTCCTTGTTGCAACCGCCTGCACTGGTCCCTCCACTTCCCGCCGCGATATAGCGGTGTTCGTCAACGGCGATCCCATTCCGCATGCAGAGGTGGAAGCCGAAGCCGACCGCTGGATCAACGCGAACAAGGCGCGCGACGCGTCGAAGGGAATCATTTTCGAAGAGTCGGGCCGCGAAGCCACCCGCGCGCTCCTGCGTCACGAGGTTTTGGAGTCGCTGATTGAACGCAGATTGATCGCGCAACAACTTCGCGCCGATAATCTTGAGATCACCGAGGATGAGGTTGACAAGCATCTGCAGGCCAGGATGCGGGCGCTCGGGCAGACACCCGGGCAGGCGGCGCAGGAAATTGAAGAGCAGGGGAAAACGCTCGGCGACGTTCGCGAACGCATCCGCTGGCACACGCTCGGGGTTGAGAAGCTCTACACCGTGCACGCTGCGGACAAGCAAACGCTGAGCGATGAGGCCGCGTTGAAACTCTACAACGATTACCCCGCGGAGTTCGATCGCGAAGAGGAGCGTCGAGTCCGGCACATTCTTATCCGCGTGAACCCCGACGCATCAGCGAAAGTGAAACAGGCCGCGCGGGCGAAAATGGAACAACTGCTTCAGCGCATTCGCGCAGGCGAGGACTTCGCCGCGCTGGCGAAGGAATACTCCGACGATGAATTGAGCCGGAATCGCGGTGGCGACCGCGGCTTTTCAGGACGCGGATTTATTCGAGGGCCTGGGGATGATCCGTTCGGCGACGTTGCCTTTGCCATGAAGCAGATTGGCGAAATCAGCGATGTTGTCGAAACCCGCGACGGATTTCATGTGATTGAACTTACAGGGTTGAAGGAAGCGCGCCGGCTCAGCTTTGAAGAGGTTAAGGACGGGATGATTGCTGATTTTCGGCATCGGGAAATTGGCCGTTTCTGGAGCCGGTTCGGCGGCGACCTGCGTGCTGCCGCAAATCTTGACTGGACCTCGCACGAACTGTTCCGCCAGGCCAGGGCAAAGCGGCTCCAGGAAAAGCACAATGCGAAGATCGAACGCATGATTGCGCGTGAACAGCGAAAGGCGGGTGAAGCGCCGCCTGAAGATGGCGCGGCTGCGACGGAACTCAGGACCGATGTTCGCTGAGGAGGTTCTGTGAACGGAAAGTTCGTCTTTGCGGCGTCGCTCTCGCTCAACGCGGCACTTGTCATTGCGCTGGTGTCGTTGCAGGACGTCACGTCCGGGGCTGACCCAACTTTCGTGACCGCGATTGATTCTCCGGCTGTGCCGCCGCTGCAGGCCGTGGTTATCGACTCGGAGGCAAACCCGTCCGCCATAAAGCAGATTCCTTTTCGATGGAGCTCATTGGAGTCGCAGGATTACCGCCAATACGTCAGCAACCTGCGCGCGATCCATTGTCCCGAAGAGACGCTGCGCGACATCATCGTCGCAGATCTGGATCAGCTCTGCGCGTCGAAGCCCGGGCACACGCCTCCCAATCCCGCGCCGTGGAATGGAGCGACGCGACGCCGGGCGTTGGAGCGGCAGCATGTGCTTTCACGGGCTGCAATGGCTGCTGAAAAGCGCGCACTGGTCCGGGAATTGATTGGCTATCCATGGGACCATTCCAGCCGCGACGTGTGGCATCAGGATTCCTACACGTCCATTTTGCTGGGGTTCCTGGCTGCGTCGAAAGGACCACAGTTGCTTTCTCTTCTTGCCGACGCCACCGAGCAGGCGCGCGCCATAAAAGAGGCTTCGGGAGGAATATTGATTGCAGAAGATCGGGAGGCACTGCGCCGGCTTTACCACACTCTTCAGCGCGAAATGTCGGGGATGCTGTCTGCAGCGGATAAACTGGAGTTCGAATTGCGAACGCAGGCTGGAGCGTATCTGCCTGTGGAGGATATCCACTGGGACGGCGTCACGATCAACGGAGGCGAACTGCGGGAATTCGTGCGGTTCTCGTTGGAGCATCGGGACATGTTCGCTGAGGAATTCCTGGCCGAAGCTCCGCTTGCCGGAGATACGATTGAAGCGAAGAGAACCGCGTTCACAAGCCGCGTGCGAACGATGCTCGGCCCGGTGCGATTCTCGGATTACGAACGGGCGCAGGACCAGGCATTCCGGGAACTGTTCGCGTTTACAGCCGCGCGAAACATGACACGAGATGTTGCCGTGCACATTTACAACACCTGCCGGGCGGCGGAATCGCAGGCGTCGCAGGTTCGCAACGACGCGACACTTTCCGCTGAAGAACAACTCGCCGCCCTGGCGGTGCTGAAGTCAATGACCACAAAATCCGTTGCGGCGCGGCTGGGTGCTGATTACCGCGAGTATGTGAGCGGCGCCGGACAATGGATGTCGATCCTGCAACAAGAGGAAGCCAATTAGCTTCGCGCGATGAACCTGTTACTGCGCACATCGTTGATCTTGAATATGGCACTCGGAATTGCGGTGCTGGCCTCGTTCATCGCCCGCAAACCACTCCGCAAACATGCCGTGGCGGCGAGTTTGCCTTCCAACGTGGAAGCAGAGCGAGGGCAGGACGAACGGAATGAACCTCTTGCGTTGGAAGCGGCGCAGCGCCAGTTCGATTGGGAGGCATTGTGCGATGCTGATTTGAAAGTCTACCGCCAGAATCTCGAGGCAGTGGGTTGTCCTTCGCAGACGATCGCCGACATCATCGTCGCGGAAATCAACGAGCGATTCCATGCGCGGCGTGAGGTGTTGATTCAGTCCTGCCAGGCGCGGTATTGGGATCTGGCATTGAAAGGCGAAGCAGCCATTCGATCGGAATGCTGTCCGCCGCTGGACGCCCTGGCCGCCGAACGCCAGGCCATGATTCAGGACGTACTCGGCGACCGGCCGCGGGTCAGCGAGCCCGTTTCCGCAAACCACCAAACCAGTGCAGTGGCCGAGGCAACGGCAACGCCCGACCTCGAAAATGCGGGAACCGACGCGCGCTTGTTGGGATCCCGTGAATCGCTTTGGGCGGCGGACTTGTCGGGATTCGAGCCGACCCGGGAGGAGTGGCGCCTGGTGACGCAATTGCGAATGGAATGGGTCGACGCACAGCAGGAGCTGGATCAACAGGAGCTTCCCCATGAAGAGAAGTTTCGGCGCGGAGAGCAGTTGCAGGCCGACCTGGATGCGCGCATTCGCGAGGTGTTAGGCGAGGAGCGGCACGCGGAATACGAACTCGCAAAAGATGGAGCATTTCAGGAGTTGCATCGCGTCGCGGAACGGTACGGCCTCGCGCGCGAGGTTGCGGCGCAGGCGCACCACATTGCCCGGACGACGCAACAGCAGCTGGAGACTCTTCGGAACAATTCGGCATTGAGCGAGCAGATTCGCCGCGCGACGATCGAACGGGTCCTGAAGGAGGCGAAGCAGAGCCTTCAGGAAACGATGGGAGCGCGAGCGCTGGCGACGTATGGCGAGCACGGAGGCGACTGGCTGACTTCAGGA
This genomic stretch from Verrucomicrobiia bacterium harbors:
- a CDS encoding peptidylprolyl isomerase; protein product: MSHLRIPTSWNFAAAAMLLLVATACTGPSTSRRDIAVFVNGDPIPHAEVEAEADRWINANKARDASKGIIFEESGREATRALLRHEVLESLIERRLIAQQLRADNLEITEDEVDKHLQARMRALGQTPGQAAQEIEEQGKTLGDVRERIRWHTLGVEKLYTVHAADKQTLSDEAALKLYNDYPAEFDREEERRVRHILIRVNPDASAKVKQAARAKMEQLLQRIRAGEDFAALAKEYSDDELSRNRGGDRGFSGRGFIRGPGDDPFGDVAFAMKQIGEISDVVETRDGFHVIELTGLKEARRLSFEEVKDGMIADFRHREIGRFWSRFGGDLRAAANLDWTSHELFRQARAKRLQEKHNAKIERMIAREQRKAGEAPPEDGAAATELRTDVR